In Deltaproteobacteria bacterium, a genomic segment contains:
- a CDS encoding ABC transporter substrate-binding protein: MSMDPSAWCSRWLRALCALLLVGLGPPRGVEAAEVDVLSAPVIGRWTNFSVAAGLPSQKVLAIRVDGDRVWAGTESGLACYEDGRWRSWGVQDGLPHPVVLALDVSPRTGDLWIGTMGGLARFSGGRFDAFTQLSSGLSNDFVNDVECDPDEDQIWAATAMGASRLDLRTGAWTVFTEQNTPMAEPWTYSAAIERGKVYLGAWGGGVLELEKTTQRWREYRDPDKEMEIDLLPDDGPVHDVTAGVDFRDGLLWQASYFGLARYDGRAWRSYFAEDSGLASNFVQFVRARGRVAWCATDKGLSATDGANWVSYRRAEDGRGEVRFSRGREPAATLVTESAMAHSFVLGVDFQDDMLWLATEQGVSRGQPDPHLTIPPIPAAGAAALPAPAAPAAVPARFHYANTPEELLPYRHLGVYHEFFTTAPEFLGVGREKPALPVTEVRIGFIGPLEDQDRPTLPPGLRSGVQGDPKAELFGRPMLRAAQLAVEDANRAGGFNGQPFALVRRTDLVQWGQTSNELAQFAYADGVWAILSGVESNHQHVLARATLKAEVPIVNAGSSDPTLLEHAIPWIARVMSDDRQSAYLLADYILRGRGLARVALLRVNDRDGRVGVAEFVQAMRRLNHPVVIEQRFKNGDRDFSAQLDNIARSNAETLFLLGNPRELGLIVKAVRARGLILPIFASDRAVHPEFLAAAGAAAEGVVASATFNPERNDPAWLDFQRRYRERFGEEPTAFSAHAYDGTNLIIAAIRRAGLNRARIRDALFANKTFAGVTGTIEFDSTLNNVRQPWLAEVKDGRFHYFRPAQKQ, from the coding sequence ATGAGCATGGACCCGAGTGCCTGGTGTTCGCGCTGGTTGCGCGCGCTCTGCGCCCTACTGCTCGTTGGCCTTGGCCCGCCGCGCGGGGTCGAGGCCGCAGAGGTCGATGTCTTGAGTGCCCCGGTGATCGGGCGGTGGACCAACTTCTCCGTCGCCGCTGGTCTGCCGTCACAGAAAGTTCTTGCCATCCGGGTTGACGGCGACCGGGTCTGGGCCGGCACCGAGTCGGGGTTGGCGTGTTACGAAGATGGGCGCTGGCGCTCGTGGGGTGTGCAGGACGGGCTGCCGCATCCGGTCGTGCTCGCGCTCGATGTCAGCCCGCGCACTGGTGATCTGTGGATCGGCACGATGGGCGGCTTGGCGCGCTTTTCGGGCGGGCGCTTCGATGCCTTCACCCAACTTTCCAGCGGACTTTCCAACGACTTCGTCAACGACGTCGAATGCGATCCCGACGAGGACCAGATCTGGGCCGCCACGGCGATGGGCGCCAGCCGGCTCGACCTACGCACCGGCGCCTGGACGGTTTTCACCGAGCAGAACACGCCGATGGCCGAGCCTTGGACCTATTCGGCCGCCATCGAGCGCGGCAAGGTCTACCTCGGCGCCTGGGGCGGCGGCGTGCTGGAGCTGGAAAAGACCACCCAGCGCTGGCGCGAGTACCGTGATCCCGACAAGGAGATGGAGATCGATCTGCTGCCTGACGACGGCCCGGTGCATGATGTCACTGCGGGTGTTGACTTCAGGGACGGCCTGCTGTGGCAGGCTAGCTACTTCGGCCTGGCGCGCTATGACGGCCGCGCCTGGCGCAGCTATTTCGCCGAAGACAGCGGCTTGGCCAGCAACTTCGTCCAGTTCGTGCGGGCGCGCGGCCGGGTCGCGTGGTGCGCCACGGACAAGGGGCTCAGTGCCACTGACGGCGCCAATTGGGTGAGTTACCGGCGTGCTGAAGATGGCCGGGGCGAGGTCCGCTTCAGCCGCGGCCGAGAGCCCGCGGCTACGCTCGTCACCGAGAGCGCGATGGCCCATAGTTTCGTGCTCGGGGTGGACTTCCAGGATGACATGCTTTGGCTCGCCACCGAGCAGGGCGTCAGCCGCGGCCAACCGGATCCGCATCTGACGATCCCGCCGATACCCGCGGCGGGCGCGGCAGCGCTGCCGGCGCCCGCCGCGCCCGCCGCGGTTCCGGCGCGTTTTCACTACGCCAACACGCCCGAGGAACTCCTGCCCTATCGCCACCTCGGCGTCTACCACGAATTCTTCACCACCGCGCCCGAGTTCCTCGGTGTCGGGAGGGAGAAGCCGGCCCTGCCGGTCACTGAGGTGCGGATCGGTTTCATCGGTCCGCTCGAGGATCAGGACCGGCCCACGCTCCCGCCCGGATTGCGTTCGGGGGTACAAGGCGATCCCAAGGCCGAGCTGTTCGGGCGCCCGATGCTGCGCGCCGCGCAGCTTGCGGTTGAAGACGCCAACCGCGCCGGCGGTTTTAACGGCCAGCCGTTTGCCTTGGTGCGCCGCACCGACCTGGTGCAATGGGGTCAGACCTCGAATGAGCTGGCGCAGTTCGCCTACGCCGACGGCGTGTGGGCGATCTTGAGCGGCGTCGAGAGTAACCACCAGCACGTACTTGCCCGGGCCACCTTGAAAGCCGAGGTCCCGATCGTTAACGCCGGCTCCTCCGACCCCACGCTGCTGGAGCACGCGATCCCCTGGATCGCGCGGGTGATGAGCGATGATCGCCAGAGCGCTTATCTGCTCGCCGATTACATCCTGCGCGGCCGCGGCCTTGCGCGGGTGGCGCTGCTGCGTGTCAACGACCGCGACGGCCGGGTGGGGGTGGCCGAGTTCGTTCAGGCGATGCGCCGGCTCAACCATCCGGTCGTAATCGAGCAACGTTTCAAAAACGGCGACAGGGATTTCTCCGCGCAGCTCGATAACATCGCCCGCAGCAACGCTGAGACGCTGTTCCTGCTCGGCAACCCGCGCGAGCTGGGGTTGATCGTCAAGGCGGTTCGGGCGCGCGGCCTGATACTGCCGATCTTTGCCTCCGACCGCGCCGTGCATCCGGAATTTCTTGCAGCCGCCGGCGCCGCCGCAGAGGGGGTAGTGGCGAGCGCGACCTTCAACCCGGAGCGGAACGATCCGGCCTGGCTCGATTTCCAGCGCCGCTATCGCGAGCGGTTCGGTGAAGAGCCGACGGCGTTCAGTGCCCACGCCTACGATGGCACCAATCTGATCATCGCCGCCATTCGCCGCGCCGGGCTCAATCGTGCGCGCATTCGCGATGCGTTGTTCGCCAATAAGACCTTCGCAGGTGTCACCGGCACGATCGAGTTCGACTCGACACTGAACAACGTCCGCCAGCCCTGGCTGGCCGAGGTG
- a CDS encoding acetoacetate decarboxylase family protein — MTQPISVPWSAPAFTPPPHHWPGVRVMVFPFEPKPGAVERILPPGMEPGTGPALITMLSYPQTPIIHPFKELVVMVPVRVGEVEGNYVPYIYVTTDEALIPGREIAGFPKKIADVVWERDGNHFHGSATRWGKRILSLEGSIAGPMPAEIAAAQAEGARRPAINYKLIPGPAGEIEIEEITAVQLELKQHSVEMGQGRVRCEFSELDPLAELVPDGDGPLLAILSDNTIPAGRVLRRIDRRGR, encoded by the coding sequence ATGACGCAGCCTATCAGCGTGCCGTGGTCCGCGCCCGCGTTTACGCCCCCGCCACATCATTGGCCGGGCGTGCGGGTCATGGTGTTCCCGTTCGAGCCCAAGCCCGGCGCCGTCGAACGCATCCTGCCGCCGGGAATGGAGCCGGGCACGGGCCCCGCCCTGATCACCATGCTCAGCTATCCGCAGACGCCGATCATCCACCCGTTCAAGGAACTGGTAGTGATGGTACCGGTGCGGGTGGGCGAGGTCGAGGGCAACTACGTGCCTTACATCTACGTCACCACCGACGAGGCCCTGATTCCGGGTCGCGAGATCGCCGGCTTTCCCAAGAAGATCGCCGACGTCGTCTGGGAACGCGACGGCAATCATTTCCACGGCTCAGCCACGCGCTGGGGCAAGCGTATATTGTCACTCGAAGGCAGCATCGCCGGGCCGATGCCGGCCGAGATTGCCGCCGCTCAGGCCGAGGGCGCGCGGCGCCCCGCGATCAACTACAAGTTGATCCCAGGACCGGCCGGCGAAATCGAGATCGAGGAGATCACCGCGGTGCAGCTCGAACTCAAACAGCACTCGGTGGAAATGGGCCAAGGCAGGGTGCGCTGCGAGTTCTCCGAGCTCGACCCGCTGGCCGAGCTGGTGCCCGACGGCGACGGGCCGCTGCTGGCAATCCTCTCGGACAACACCATTCCGGCCGGCCGGGTGTTACGGCGCATCGACCGCCGCGGCCGCTGA
- a CDS encoding methyltransferase domain-containing protein produces MKSVANIGLAEVNAVYDGHEGDLWELIMGQQIHIGGFKSSLDLAESAGIGAGLNGVDLCCCNGAGMRFLVRFRNVAAMTGVDATTTVVERGRERCVQEGLADRIRFVQADVCNSGLPGASADFVWGEDAWCYVTDKAKLVAEAARVVKAGGTIAFTDWVEGPKGLTDAEAERFMRFMKFPTLQDIPGYARALADNGCTVQAADDTGRFAPYMDLYLSMIDMQLTYDALRIIGFNAEVMGALAGEMMFIRELAHAGKVAQGRFIARRK; encoded by the coding sequence ATGAAATCCGTTGCCAACATTGGTCTGGCCGAGGTCAACGCGGTCTACGACGGACATGAGGGTGATCTGTGGGAGCTCATCATGGGCCAGCAGATCCACATCGGCGGCTTCAAGTCGTCGCTGGATCTGGCCGAGAGCGCAGGTATCGGCGCCGGCCTCAACGGTGTCGACTTGTGCTGCTGCAACGGCGCCGGCATGCGCTTCCTGGTGCGATTTCGCAACGTCGCGGCGATGACCGGCGTTGACGCCACCACCACCGTGGTCGAGCGCGGCCGCGAGCGTTGTGTGCAAGAAGGCTTGGCCGACCGCATTCGCTTCGTGCAGGCCGATGTCTGCAACAGCGGTCTGCCCGGCGCCAGCGCGGATTTCGTTTGGGGCGAAGACGCCTGGTGCTACGTTACCGACAAGGCCAAGCTCGTCGCCGAAGCGGCGCGCGTCGTCAAAGCCGGCGGCACGATCGCTTTCACCGACTGGGTCGAGGGGCCCAAGGGGCTCACCGACGCCGAAGCCGAGCGTTTCATGCGCTTCATGAAATTCCCCACGCTGCAAGATATCCCCGGCTACGCCCGCGCGCTGGCCGACAACGGCTGCACCGTGCAGGCGGCGGACGACACCGGCCGGTTCGCCCCGTACATGGACCTCTACCTCAGCATGATCGACATGCAGCTCACTTACGACGCCCTGCGCATCATCGGTTTCAATGCCGAGGTGATGGGGGCGCTGGCCGGCGAAATGATGTTCATCCGCGAATTGGCGCACGCCGGCAAAGTGGCGCAGGGGCGCTTCATCGCGCGCCGCAAGTGA
- a CDS encoding MMPL family transporter — protein sequence MERYVRLVVRYRVAVVIAVLIVTAALATQARHVHLEIRRRALEPQQHPYVQIHNRITELFGGGTIAIAGVIANQGDIYTPEVLGKIYRITQGLREAPGIIEANLFSIAAPNVKAVVTGPDGTMEVHPLMEAPPTTPEQIRALRDTVRQDKLFRGNLVSADETATVIVADFDDTRANDVAIMQSFEKVFAPERDASVTIALAGVPILRAWLRHYTGLIGVLFPLAVVVIGLVHYDAFRTAQAVFLPLATALLSVIWALGIMGLVGRPMDTWSAMTPVVILAVGAGHAVQILKRYYEEYALVGESQQAVIRAVTAVGPVMLTAGLIAAAGFGSLTTFGIASVRAFGLLLASGILSALVIELTFTPACRCLLPPPRKRELRREEESRWLDRMLEGLAAVVTHRPRVVLACALLTAVLALAGASAVQVDNSLRFWFAPSTQVRKDDALLNEKLAGTSTLRLLVDGDRDNVLQEPRVLEAISDLERFMETDDRIGGVTSIADHLKRMHQAMNGGDPAFYAIPDNARLIAQYLLLYDMAAGPEGLSAFVDGTYRRAVIRALSKTDEAAFSRGILKRLQDFAAERFRGLPVQVDIAGGALGVLTAMNEVVVREKIVNVLQIAAIIFVLSAVVLRSLVGAVFVLTPLAMAVGITLGLMGWTHTWLDMSTAAITAMGVSIGADFAIYLIFRIREEFVRTASLEEAIRGSLRTSGKAIFFVSSAVALGYMVLPLSGFSIWIRLGVLTAIIISASALATFTVIPALALVTNPRFLRHRP from the coding sequence ATGGAACGTTACGTTCGATTGGTTGTGCGCTACCGCGTCGCGGTGGTGATCGCGGTGCTGATCGTCACGGCTGCGCTCGCGACGCAGGCCCGTCACGTGCATTTGGAAATCCGCCGGCGCGCGCTCGAGCCACAGCAGCATCCGTACGTGCAGATTCACAATCGCATCACCGAGCTGTTCGGCGGTGGGACGATTGCCATCGCCGGGGTCATCGCGAATCAGGGCGACATCTATACGCCGGAGGTGCTGGGCAAGATCTATCGGATCACACAGGGCCTGCGTGAGGCACCCGGCATCATCGAGGCCAACTTGTTCAGCATTGCCGCGCCGAACGTCAAGGCGGTGGTCACGGGCCCGGATGGCACGATGGAGGTCCACCCGCTCATGGAGGCGCCTCCCACCACACCCGAGCAGATTCGCGCGCTGCGGGACACGGTCCGACAAGACAAGCTGTTCCGAGGCAACCTGGTATCCGCCGATGAGACCGCCACGGTTATCGTGGCGGATTTCGACGACACGCGGGCGAACGACGTCGCCATCATGCAGAGTTTCGAGAAAGTGTTCGCACCGGAGCGCGACGCGAGCGTGACGATTGCGTTGGCTGGGGTACCCATCTTGCGCGCGTGGTTGCGCCACTACACCGGACTGATCGGCGTGCTGTTCCCGCTCGCCGTGGTGGTGATCGGCCTCGTGCATTACGACGCGTTCCGCACTGCCCAGGCGGTCTTCCTTCCGCTGGCCACGGCCCTGCTGAGCGTCATCTGGGCGCTGGGGATCATGGGCTTGGTGGGGCGCCCGATGGACACCTGGAGCGCGATGACCCCGGTCGTCATCCTGGCGGTGGGTGCGGGCCACGCCGTGCAAATCCTCAAGCGGTACTACGAAGAATACGCGCTGGTGGGCGAGAGCCAACAGGCGGTGATTCGCGCGGTGACAGCCGTGGGGCCGGTGATGCTGACCGCGGGCCTGATTGCTGCCGCAGGGTTCGGCTCCCTCACCACCTTCGGGATTGCCAGCGTGCGCGCGTTCGGCCTGCTGCTGGCCTCGGGGATCTTGAGCGCGCTGGTGATCGAACTGACCTTTACGCCCGCGTGTCGCTGCCTCTTGCCGCCGCCACGAAAGCGCGAGCTGCGGCGTGAAGAGGAATCGCGCTGGCTCGATCGGATGCTGGAGGGTCTCGCAGCCGTTGTCACCCACCGGCCGCGGGTTGTCTTGGCCTGTGCCCTGCTCACGGCCGTGCTCGCGCTCGCCGGCGCCTCGGCCGTTCAGGTGGATAACAGCCTGCGGTTCTGGTTCGCGCCCTCGACGCAGGTGCGGAAGGACGACGCCTTGTTGAACGAGAAGCTCGCCGGCACCTCCACGCTGCGCCTCCTCGTCGATGGCGACCGAGACAACGTCTTGCAGGAGCCGCGCGTGCTGGAAGCGATCAGCGATCTGGAGCGCTTTATGGAGACGGATGACCGCATCGGCGGCGTGACCTCGATCGCCGATCACCTCAAGCGGATGCACCAGGCGATGAACGGTGGCGATCCTGCCTTCTACGCCATACCGGACAACGCGCGCCTGATCGCGCAGTACCTTCTGTTGTACGACATGGCCGCCGGTCCAGAGGGCTTGAGCGCGTTTGTCGATGGCACGTATCGGCGGGCCGTCATCCGCGCGCTGAGCAAGACCGACGAGGCGGCATTCTCGCGCGGCATTCTCAAGCGCTTGCAGGACTTTGCGGCCGAACGATTCCGCGGTTTACCGGTGCAGGTCGACATCGCCGGGGGCGCGCTCGGGGTGCTAACAGCGATGAACGAGGTGGTCGTGCGGGAGAAGATCGTCAACGTGTTGCAGATCGCGGCGATCATCTTCGTGCTATCCGCCGTCGTCCTGCGCTCGCTGGTCGGCGCGGTCTTTGTCCTGACTCCGCTCGCCATGGCGGTCGGCATCACCCTCGGCCTCATGGGGTGGACCCACACCTGGCTCGACATGAGCACGGCGGCGATCACGGCCATGGGCGTCAGCATCGGCGCGGACTTCGCCATCTACCTGATCTTCCGGATTCGCGAGGAGTTCGTGCGAACGGCGTCCTTGGAGGAGGCGATTCGCGGCAGCCTGCGGACATCGGGGAAGGCGATCTTCTTCGTGTCCTCGGCCGTGGCGCTGGGTTATATGGTGTTGCCGCTCTCCGGCTTCAGCATCTGGATTCGCCTCGGCGTGCTGACGGCCATCATCATTTCAGCGAGCGCACTGGCAACCTTCACGGTGATACCGGCGCTCGCCCTGGTCACAAACCCACGGTTCCTGCGTCATAGACCGTGA
- a CDS encoding multidrug efflux SMR transporter, which translates to MSWVYLVLAILLEVSGTTCMKLSHGFSKPGPSALIFIFYLLSIVSLTLAVKHIDISVSYAVWSGLGTAIIATIGIVWFGEPLTALKAAALGLIIIGVVAVNLS; encoded by the coding sequence GTGAGCTGGGTCTACCTGGTGTTGGCGATTCTCTTGGAGGTCTCGGGCACCACCTGCATGAAGCTGTCGCACGGCTTCAGCAAGCCGGGGCCATCGGCCCTGATCTTCATCTTCTATCTGCTCAGCATCGTCTCGCTGACGCTGGCGGTGAAACACATCGACATCAGCGTGTCATACGCGGTGTGGTCCGGGCTGGGCACCGCGATCATCGCCACCATCGGGATCGTCTGGTTCGGCGAGCCGCTGACGGCGTTGAAAGCGGCGGCGCTGGGCTTGATTATCATCGGCGTGGTGGCCGTGAACTTGAGCTGA
- a CDS encoding acyl-CoA dehydrogenase family protein: MIDLTPEQHEIQQWAREFARRHIVPRALALDQQPESPLREELLRAAAQNGLLGASLPEFLGGMGHDPLTSALVTEEIAAACSGCAVLFGATMLGLTPILLSGDIDAIMRFVPPLVASWATDQPQLAALAATEPDAGSDFINGNPAGRIRTRVEKKAGGYLINGRKVFISNGSIASLITVFASHDPSRPLREHMSCFAVPAGTPGFSVGQIFHKMGQRAAPAAELVFDDVWVPENHRIGAEGGGWALNRLIMSVTRTPVAAIALGIARSAYEKALDYAETRVQGGKPIVEHQAMQLMLADMAIRVEAARGLVQRAAQSIAGGQPSLKLSSMAKTFAADAAVANATDAIQVLGGYGYMHEYGVEKLLRDAKLTQIYEGTNQINRFEIMEAVAAQRRA, encoded by the coding sequence ATGATCGACCTCACCCCCGAGCAACACGAAATCCAGCAGTGGGCGCGCGAGTTCGCCCGGCGCCACATCGTCCCGCGCGCGCTGGCGCTCGATCAGCAGCCCGAGAGCCCGCTGCGCGAGGAATTGCTGCGGGCCGCGGCCCAGAACGGCCTGCTCGGCGCCTCGCTGCCGGAATTTCTCGGCGGCATGGGACACGACCCGCTGACCTCGGCGCTGGTCACCGAAGAGATCGCCGCGGCCTGCTCCGGTTGCGCCGTGCTCTTCGGTGCCACAATGTTGGGTCTCACCCCGATCCTGCTCTCGGGCGATATCGACGCGATCATGCGCTTCGTGCCGCCGCTGGTGGCGTCGTGGGCCACCGATCAACCGCAGCTGGCAGCGCTGGCCGCCACCGAGCCGGACGCCGGCTCCGATTTCATCAACGGCAACCCCGCCGGCCGGATCCGCACGCGGGTAGAAAAGAAAGCGGGCGGCTACCTGATCAACGGCCGCAAGGTCTTCATTTCCAACGGCTCGATCGCCAGCCTCATCACCGTGTTCGCCTCGCATGATCCCAGCCGGCCGCTGCGCGAGCACATGAGCTGCTTCGCCGTACCCGCCGGCACACCCGGCTTCTCGGTCGGCCAGATCTTTCACAAGATGGGCCAGCGCGCCGCGCCGGCGGCCGAGCTGGTTTTCGACGATGTCTGGGTGCCCGAGAATCACCGCATCGGTGCCGAGGGCGGCGGCTGGGCGTTGAACCGGCTGATCATGTCGGTGACCCGAACGCCGGTGGCGGCCATCGCGCTCGGCATCGCCCGCAGTGCGTACGAAAAAGCGCTCGATTATGCCGAAACGCGCGTTCAAGGCGGCAAGCCGATCGTCGAGCATCAGGCGATGCAGCTGATGCTCGCCGACATGGCGATCCGCGTCGAAGCTGCCCGCGGGCTGGTGCAACGCGCCGCCCAGTCGATCGCGGGCGGGCAGCCGTCTCTTAAGCTCTCGTCGATGGCCAAGACCTTCGCTGCCGACGCCGCCGTCGCCAACGCCACCGACGCCATCCAGGTGCTCGGCGGCTACGGCTACATGCACGAGTACGGCGTCGAGAAGCTGCTGCGCGACGCCAAGCTGACACAGATCTACGAGGGCACCAACCAGATCAACCGCTTCGAGATCATGGAAGCCGTAGCCGCGCAGCGGCGGGCGTAA
- a CDS encoding type II toxin-antitoxin system HigB family toxin encodes MPRAYSVPQKGYEDAKPPIFAWYWHTLGADWSTPADVKGDFRSASILRDGRVVFSLGGNKYRPLG; translated from the coding sequence ATGCCGCGCGCCTATAGCGTGCCACAGAAAGGGTACGAGGATGCCAAGCCGCCGATTTTTGCGTGGTACTGGCACACGCTCGGAGCCGATTGGAGCACGCCGGCGGACGTGAAGGGCGATTTCCGCAGCGCCAGCATCTTGCGGGATGGCCGGGTCGTGTTCAGCCTCGGTGGCAACAAGTACCGGCCGCTCGGGTAA
- a CDS encoding zinc-binding dehydrogenase, with translation MASRTMRAARFHGPGLAIAMAAMPYPVPGPGEVVVRVAACGICGSDLHFLEGMPVPAGVPITLGHEPAGILESAGTDVNEWKPGDRVALHLGSGCGRCRACTAGHPNCCPQLIAPGLHIDGAFAEAIKVPAGCLVRVPDAVSLTAAAVATDCVATPYHALTCRAGMHPGERVAVIGIGGVGGQAVRLASVLGAGQVVAVDLSDVALARALKSGATDAVHVQPGEDPALRLRELCGDGADLVLECVGSQPTVASGVRALRPGGRLIAVGVGMMPPLIDLPQAIFSLTELAVMGSFGSHKQDLEEIFRLEAAGIIDIEASISHRLALDQVAEGLEMLRTKKGDPQRIVIEMGTS, from the coding sequence ATGGCGAGTCGTACGATGCGTGCCGCCCGCTTTCACGGCCCCGGCTTGGCGATTGCGATGGCAGCTATGCCCTATCCCGTCCCCGGCCCTGGCGAGGTGGTCGTTCGCGTTGCCGCCTGCGGTATTTGCGGCTCCGACCTGCACTTCCTCGAAGGCATGCCGGTACCGGCCGGGGTACCGATCACGCTCGGGCACGAACCCGCCGGCATCCTCGAGTCGGCCGGCACCGACGTCAACGAATGGAAACCCGGCGACCGCGTCGCCCTGCACCTCGGCAGCGGTTGCGGCCGCTGCCGCGCCTGCACTGCGGGTCATCCCAACTGCTGCCCGCAGCTGATCGCGCCGGGGCTGCACATCGACGGCGCCTTTGCCGAGGCCATCAAGGTGCCGGCCGGTTGCCTGGTGCGCGTGCCCGACGCCGTCTCGCTGACGGCGGCGGCGGTCGCCACCGATTGCGTCGCCACCCCTTATCACGCACTCACTTGCCGCGCGGGTATGCACCCGGGAGAGCGCGTGGCGGTGATCGGCATCGGCGGTGTCGGCGGGCAAGCCGTGCGCCTGGCAAGCGTGCTCGGCGCCGGCCAGGTGGTGGCCGTCGATCTCTCCGACGTAGCCCTGGCGCGCGCACTGAAGTCAGGCGCGACCGACGCGGTTCACGTTCAGCCCGGTGAGGACCCAGCGCTGCGCCTGCGCGAGCTCTGCGGTGACGGCGCCGATCTGGTGCTGGAGTGTGTTGGAAGTCAGCCGACCGTCGCCAGCGGAGTGCGCGCGCTGCGGCCGGGCGGCCGGCTGATCGCGGTGGGTGTGGGCATGATGCCGCCGCTGATCGATCTGCCCCAGGCGATCTTTTCACTGACGGAGCTGGCCGTGATGGGCAGCTTCGGCTCGCACAAGCAAGACCTGGAAGAAATCTTCCGCCTCGAAGCCGCTGGTATCATCGATATCGAGGCGTCGATTTCCCACCGGCTCGCGCTCGACCAAGTCGCTGAGGGCTTGGAGATGCTGCGCACGAAGAAGGGCGACCCGCAGCGGATAGTCATCGAGATGGGAACTTCGTGA
- a CDS encoding CRTAC1 family protein, with protein sequence MMTRSSWRRRRERAVALVGTPVNAALAAALVLTLMAIIGCDRGPPRSPPAASRPALPAEGTPAFVDVTAAAGIDFVHSFGDELFSNLVEAVGSGAAWLDYDQDGYTDLYLATGKHHQAISKGDAPRGAWLNRLFHNRGNGTFDDVTVTAGVGCAGCYSMGVVAGDYDNDGFPDIYVANYGPNVLFHNRADGSFEDVSARAGVGDPRCSAAAAWLDYDRDGWLDLYVGNYIQFDPKYNLYYAPDGFPGPLAYAGERDLLYRNRGDGTFEDVTERAGIDGAGRAMSVAVADLDDDGFDDVYVSNDAMENFLYLNQGGKQFREAALPAGVAYNSAGDSTAHMAVDFGDYDGDGRVDIFVSDSSLSSLFHNDGEGRFSDVSVAAGVGRHSAQFVGWGSFFFDFDNDADPDIFKVNADLSRLFGQEGQLFENQLGQFRDVSEHWGDFFQHEWMARGSAYADYDNDGDLDVIVVNLNSPAVLLRNDGGNRNAWIDLQLRGAMGRKPKGAAPRSNRDGLGTKVTITAGGRTQAAARRSSAGYLSQNDPRLHFGLGSAELVERIEIRWPSGKAQVLSDTAVRQVLSVEEPDA encoded by the coding sequence ATGATGACACGGTCATCGTGGCGCCGGCGGCGAGAGCGAGCGGTGGCGCTTGTCGGTACGCCCGTTAACGCCGCGCTCGCGGCGGCGCTGGTTCTCACGCTGATGGCGATCATAGGATGCGACCGCGGCCCGCCGCGCTCGCCGCCGGCGGCGTCGCGACCGGCGCTGCCCGCCGAAGGCACGCCGGCATTCGTCGATGTCACCGCGGCCGCCGGGATCGACTTCGTCCATTCCTTCGGTGACGAACTGTTCTCGAACCTCGTCGAAGCCGTGGGCAGCGGCGCCGCCTGGCTCGATTACGATCAGGATGGTTACACCGATCTCTACCTCGCCACCGGGAAACATCACCAGGCGATCTCGAAGGGCGACGCCCCGCGCGGGGCTTGGCTCAACCGGCTCTTCCACAACCGCGGCAACGGCACCTTCGACGATGTGACCGTCACTGCCGGTGTCGGCTGCGCCGGCTGCTATTCGATGGGAGTGGTTGCCGGTGATTACGACAACGACGGCTTCCCCGACATCTACGTCGCCAATTACGGCCCCAACGTTCTGTTTCACAATCGCGCTGACGGCAGCTTCGAGGACGTGAGCGCGCGTGCCGGGGTCGGTGATCCGCGCTGCTCGGCGGCGGCCGCCTGGCTCGACTACGACCGCGACGGCTGGCTCGATCTTTACGTCGGCAACTACATTCAGTTCGATCCCAAATACAACCTGTACTATGCCCCGGACGGCTTTCCCGGACCACTGGCCTACGCCGGCGAGCGCGACCTTCTCTACCGCAACCGCGGCGACGGCACCTTCGAGGACGTGACCGAGCGCGCCGGCATCGACGGCGCCGGCCGCGCCATGAGCGTGGCGGTTGCCGATCTCGACGACGACGGGTTTGACGACGTCTACGTCTCCAACGACGCGATGGAGAACTTCCTTTACCTCAACCAGGGCGGCAAGCAGTTCCGCGAAGCCGCGCTGCCGGCCGGCGTCGCCTACAACAGCGCCGGTGACTCCACCGCGCACATGGCGGTCGACTTCGGTGATTACGACGGTGACGGCCGCGTCGACATCTTCGTCTCCGACAGCTCGCTCTCCTCGCTCTTTCACAACGACGGCGAAGGCCGCTTCAGCGACGTCTCGGTCGCGGCCGGCGTCGGCCGGCACAGTGCGCAGTTCGTCGGCTGGGGTTCGTTCTTCTTCGACTTCGACAACGACGCCGACCCCGACATCTTCAAAGTCAACGCCGACCTCTCGCGCCTCTTCGGCCAGGAGGGCCAGCTGTTCGAGAACCAGCTGGGCCAATTCCGCGATGTCTCCGAGCACTGGGGCGACTTCTTTCAGCACGAGTGGATGGCGCGCGGCAGCGCTTACGCCGACTACGACAACGACGGTGACCTCGACGTCATCGTTGTCAACTTGAACAGCCCGGCGGTGCTCCTACGCAACGACGGCGGCAACCGCAACGCCTGGATCGACCTGCAACTGCGCGGCGCGATGGGACGTAAGCCGAAGGGCGCCGCGCCGCGCTCGAACCGCGACGGCCTCGGTACCAAAGTCACGATAACCGCCGGCGGGCGCACGCAGGCCGCCGCCCGCCGCTCGAGTGCAGGCTATCTCTCGCAGAACGATCCGCGCTTGCACTTCGGCCTGGGGTCGGCCGAACTGGTCGAGCGCATCGAGATCCGCTGGCCCTCGGGCAAGGCTCAAGTGCTGAGTGATACAGCCGTGCGGCAGGTGCTGAGCGTCGAGGAGCCCGATGCTTAG